The following coding sequences are from one Halomonas sp. HAL1 window:
- a CDS encoding YdiY family protein, whose translation MRIVRWILLLACWPLWLTAAYANPFYAPPPPLDDAPVFSGDAELGFTHLSGNTNSQTLIGKTRLTWLTGKFTYSLRGEVRNVSKDNETSAEQYLIAGRERYELDGPHYLFGFARWEKDRFAGYDQQLSAIGGYGRQILENDTHTLSLEAGPGYRHDRLRDYDDERLMVTYTALDYRWEFSDYADIEQEMSLEYTDQNTTSRSLTALTARLNSKLSLRLSHEIKHNSQPPDDTSERTDSTTSASLLYRW comes from the coding sequence GTGAGAATCGTTCGATGGATACTCTTGCTGGCCTGCTGGCCCCTGTGGTTAACCGCGGCTTATGCCAACCCGTTCTACGCCCCACCGCCTCCTCTGGATGATGCACCCGTGTTTAGCGGCGATGCAGAGCTGGGCTTTACCCACCTTTCGGGCAATACCAATAGCCAAACTCTAATTGGTAAAACGCGGCTGACATGGCTGACCGGCAAATTCACCTACTCCTTGCGTGGTGAAGTGCGCAATGTGAGTAAGGATAACGAAACCAGCGCCGAACAGTACCTGATCGCGGGACGCGAACGCTATGAGCTAGATGGCCCCCACTACCTGTTTGGGTTTGCCCGCTGGGAGAAGGATCGCTTTGCCGGTTACGACCAGCAGTTGTCAGCGATTGGCGGTTATGGGCGCCAGATTCTTGAGAATGACACCCATACGTTGTCGCTGGAAGCGGGCCCTGGCTATCGTCACGATCGACTGCGCGATTACGACGATGAGCGCTTGATGGTGACCTACACCGCGCTGGATTACCGCTGGGAATTTTCTGACTACGCCGATATCGAGCAGGAAATGTCCCTTGAGTATACCGACCAGAACACGACGTCCCGCTCGCTAACGGCGCTCACCGCTAGGCTAAATTCAAAGCTGTCGCTGCGCCTATCCCACGAAATCAAGCACAACTCGCAGCCGCCCGACGACACCAGCGAACGCACGGACAGTACCACTAGCGCGTCGCTGCTTTATCGCTGGTGA
- a CDS encoding sensor histidine kinase, giving the protein MSVSRPRTLADLQRWRRTRARRSWYKRSFRLQVMLLVGLLLAGMLLAQGTYLNLRKAEIISQQMGERALAVAKTVASMPQIINAFEIPDPAYIIQPLAERVRHETGARYVVVGNAQSIRYSHPVPERIGQPMVGGDNDQALIHGQFYVSEATGSLGTAMRGKAPIWDEEGNIIGLVSVGFMMDRVEMDVARYNSFGWVLVALMICLGFAGAYWLSQHLKKVILGLEPYEIARLAMEKEAILQSIHEGILAVNREGHITLVNQQARRFLNLDDEHVLLGQPIREIVPNSRLLEVLRRGEQEFDQEMWLGDHPVVVNRVPILHEGEIEGAVATFRSRREIVDLSQALTQASRDVDMLRAQAHEFSNKLYTISGLLQLQRTEEALSLIHQETERAQAQMSFLIRNVADAVLSGTLLGKLTRARELGVALEIDEQSSLSCPLTPTGQEVMMSVVGNLLDNACHAALNGQSEEPKVRLFFTDLGEQLLIEVEDNGPGVPAQFAESIFQEGFSTKTGKHQGIGLALVARLCRQHGGAVTLEESELGGACFIAVLDRSLCAQPYQ; this is encoded by the coding sequence ATGAGCGTTTCACGCCCCCGAACATTGGCCGACCTGCAGCGCTGGCGCCGTACCCGCGCAAGGCGCAGTTGGTACAAACGCAGCTTTCGACTGCAGGTAATGCTGCTGGTCGGGCTGCTGTTGGCGGGCATGCTACTGGCACAGGGCACGTATCTCAATCTCCGCAAGGCGGAAATTATTAGCCAGCAGATGGGCGAGCGCGCGCTGGCAGTGGCCAAAACAGTGGCGTCGATGCCCCAAATCATCAACGCTTTCGAGATCCCTGATCCCGCTTATATTATCCAGCCGCTGGCAGAGCGAGTACGCCATGAAACAGGGGCGCGCTATGTCGTGGTAGGCAACGCCCAGAGCATCCGTTACTCCCACCCCGTACCAGAAAGAATTGGCCAACCCATGGTGGGAGGGGATAACGATCAGGCGCTGATCCATGGCCAGTTCTATGTCTCTGAGGCGACCGGGTCACTGGGCACCGCCATGCGTGGCAAAGCGCCGATCTGGGATGAAGAAGGTAATATCATTGGCCTGGTATCCGTTGGTTTCATGATGGATCGCGTTGAGATGGACGTGGCGCGCTACAACAGCTTTGGCTGGGTACTAGTGGCGCTGATGATCTGCCTGGGCTTCGCTGGTGCCTATTGGCTGTCGCAGCACCTCAAAAAGGTCATTCTAGGCTTGGAGCCTTATGAGATTGCCCGGCTGGCGATGGAAAAAGAGGCCATTTTGCAGTCGATTCACGAGGGCATTTTAGCGGTTAACCGTGAAGGACATATCACGCTGGTCAACCAGCAAGCACGGCGCTTTCTCAACTTAGATGACGAGCATGTGCTGTTGGGGCAACCTATCCGTGAAATTGTGCCCAACTCACGGTTATTGGAAGTGCTCCGGCGCGGCGAGCAGGAGTTCGACCAGGAGATGTGGTTGGGCGACCATCCGGTGGTGGTCAACCGGGTGCCGATTCTGCACGAGGGTGAGATCGAAGGGGCGGTGGCCACCTTCCGTAGCCGTCGGGAGATAGTCGATCTCTCTCAGGCGCTAACCCAGGCCAGCCGTGACGTGGATATGCTGCGTGCCCAGGCTCACGAGTTTTCCAACAAGCTCTACACCATCTCCGGATTACTGCAGTTACAGCGTACCGAGGAAGCCTTGTCGCTGATCCATCAGGAAACCGAGCGTGCCCAGGCGCAAATGAGCTTTTTAATACGCAATGTGGCTGACGCCGTGCTTAGCGGTACGCTACTGGGTAAACTCACCCGCGCGCGGGAGCTTGGCGTAGCGCTGGAAATTGACGAGCAAAGCTCGCTCTCCTGTCCGCTAACGCCTACCGGTCAAGAGGTGATGATGAGCGTGGTGGGGAACTTACTGGACAACGCCTGTCACGCCGCGCTGAATGGGCAGAGTGAAGAGCCCAAAGTGCGGTTATTTTTTACTGATTTGGGCGAACAGCTACTGATTGAAGTGGAAGATAATGGACCAGGGGTACCTGCCCAGTTTGCTGAGTCGATTTTCCAGGAGGGATTCTCTACCAAAACCGGCAAGCACCAGGGCATAGGCCTGGCGCTGGTAGCGAGGCTCTGTCGCCAACATGGTGGCGCGGTGACGCTAGAAGAGAGTGAGCTGGGAGGCGCCTGTTTTATTGCCGTGCTCGACCGTTCGCTATGCGCGCAGCCATATCAATAA
- a CDS encoding BCCT family transporter, whose protein sequence is MNQPSPNAEGSQRFSLGDPIVLILSIGFIVAFLALSFYDVALVADSISAGFAWTALVLGSYFQLLLLMTFFIAIGLAMTPAAKAKIGNLDAPEMSTFKWLSIILCTLLAGGGVFFAAGEPVYHFVVTPPAFDSEAGTAEAVSGALGQSFMHWGFMAWAVLGSLTAVVLAHAHYVKGQPLQPRTLLYPIFGERLMRGPLGGLVDACCVIALVAGTVGPIGFLATQVSFGLHELFGLPEGYTGQLIILGILASIYVLSSMSGVHKGIQILSRFNVLLALGIGAVIIVFGPTLFLVNSYVSGMGAYVSEFFTMATMTAETAPAWWMQWWTVFFFAWFIGYAPVMAIFVARISRGRSIREMIVAVAILAPIATTVWFTLLGGSGIYYQLTGVIDLTEALNNFQFDVATLTVAQALPGGTWMALAILVLTTIFVATTGDSMSYAIAVVGAGHDNPSPVMRAFWGIAMALMAAVLLYMGAGQIGALQQFIVITAIPVSLMLLPSLWNGPQAAYAMAREQGIIE, encoded by the coding sequence ATGAACCAACCCAGCCCCAACGCTGAGGGTTCCCAGCGTTTTTCACTTGGCGATCCCATTGTGCTGATCTTGAGTATCGGCTTTATTGTCGCTTTTCTGGCGCTGTCGTTTTACGACGTAGCGCTGGTGGCGGATAGCATCAGCGCAGGCTTCGCGTGGACGGCGTTAGTGTTAGGTAGCTACTTCCAGCTACTACTTCTGATGACGTTCTTTATTGCCATCGGTTTAGCCATGACGCCGGCTGCAAAAGCGAAAATCGGCAATTTAGACGCACCAGAAATGAGCACGTTTAAATGGCTCTCGATCATTTTGTGCACCCTGTTGGCGGGGGGTGGCGTATTTTTTGCCGCCGGTGAGCCGGTTTATCACTTTGTAGTGACGCCTCCCGCCTTTGATAGCGAAGCAGGTACCGCTGAGGCCGTTTCTGGTGCGCTAGGCCAATCCTTTATGCACTGGGGTTTTATGGCCTGGGCGGTGCTGGGGTCATTAACCGCAGTGGTTCTCGCGCATGCGCACTACGTAAAGGGCCAACCGCTGCAACCACGTACGCTACTCTATCCAATATTCGGTGAACGCTTAATGCGTGGTCCACTGGGCGGTTTAGTCGACGCCTGCTGTGTGATTGCGTTGGTGGCGGGCACGGTGGGGCCCATTGGCTTTCTGGCCACTCAGGTTAGTTTTGGTCTTCATGAGCTGTTTGGCCTGCCGGAAGGCTATACCGGCCAACTGATTATTCTGGGCATACTTGCCAGCATCTACGTGCTCTCCTCCATGAGCGGCGTACACAAAGGCATTCAAATACTCAGCCGGTTTAACGTGTTGCTGGCGTTAGGTATTGGGGCAGTGATTATTGTCTTTGGCCCAACGCTGTTCCTGGTCAATAGCTACGTTTCCGGTATGGGCGCTTATGTCAGCGAATTCTTTACCATGGCGACCATGACCGCTGAGACGGCACCAGCGTGGTGGATGCAGTGGTGGACGGTGTTTTTCTTTGCCTGGTTTATCGGCTATGCACCGGTGATGGCCATTTTTGTGGCGCGTATTTCACGCGGCCGCAGCATTCGTGAAATGATTGTGGCGGTGGCGATTCTCGCCCCTATCGCCACTACCGTTTGGTTTACCCTGCTCGGCGGCTCGGGTATCTATTACCAGCTCACTGGCGTGATTGATTTAACCGAAGCACTTAATAACTTTCAGTTTGATGTCGCGACGCTGACCGTCGCCCAGGCTCTGCCCGGCGGCACCTGGATGGCACTGGCAATTTTAGTGCTGACGACGATTTTCGTAGCCACCACCGGCGACTCAATGAGCTATGCCATTGCCGTGGTCGGTGCGGGTCATGACAACCCCAGCCCAGTAATGAGAGCCTTCTGGGGCATCGCTATGGCGCTCATGGCGGCGGTACTGCTCTATATGGGTGCCGGTCAGATTGGCGCGTTGCAGCAGTTTATCGTCATCACCGCCATTCCGGTGTCGTTGATGCTGCTGCCATCGCTCTGGAATGGCCCTCAGGCGGCCTACGCCATGGCCCGCGAACAGGGCATTATTGAATAG